DNA sequence from the Pseudomonas fluorescens Q2-87 genome:
ATGGAGAAACCTTCGAAACCTTTTTGCAAATTTCTGATTTTCAGGTTGGCCATGATGATGGGCCTCCACTTCTGATAAAGGTGTAGGGCGCGTTATTTCACGGCGCCGAAAGACAAACCGCGCACCAGTTGCTTCTGGCTGATCCAGCCAAAAATCAGGATCGGTGCGCAGGCCAGGGTCGAGACGGCGGACAACTTGGCCCAGAACAGACCTTCCGGGCTGGAGTAGGAAGCGATCAATGCGGTCAGTGGCGCGGCTTTGGAAGACGTGAGGTTCAGCGACCAGAAGGCCTCGTTCCAGCACAGGATCAGCGACAGCAGCACGGTAGACGCCAGGCCACCCTTGGCAATCGGCAGCAGCACACGAACCATCTCCTGCCACAGCGTGGCGCCATCCAAGCGCGCGGCTTCGAGAATGTCGCGGGGGATGTCCTTGAAGTAGGTGTAAATCATCCAGACCACGATCGGCAGGTTGATCAGGGTGTAGATGACGATCAGTGCCAAGCGTGTATCCAGCAGGCCGAAGCTCTTGGCCAGCAGGTAGATCGGCATCAGCACGCCCACCGGCGGCAGCATTTTGGTGGAGAGCA
Encoded proteins:
- a CDS encoding carbohydrate ABC transporter permease; the encoded protein is MTLQQSRRLQSLLLGTLAWAIAIVVFFPIFWMVLTSFKTEIDAFATPPQFIFAPTLDNYLHINERSDYFSFAWNSVVISFSATALCLLIAVPAAYSMAFYETQRTKGTLLWMLSTKMLPPVGVLMPIYLLAKSFGLLDTRLALIVIYTLINLPIVVWMIYTYFKDIPRDILEAARLDGATLWQEMVRVLLPIAKGGLASTVLLSLILCWNEAFWSLNLTSSKAAPLTALIASYSSPEGLFWAKLSAVSTLACAPILIFGWISQKQLVRGLSFGAVK